The following is a genomic window from Benincasa hispida cultivar B227 chromosome 7, ASM972705v1, whole genome shotgun sequence.
AAAAatgaaatgttttatttaacaaaaataatgagTTCATATGGACCAAGTATTtatatgattatataaataTCTTAAGGTCCAGTTGgtaggaaataaaaaaaaacaaggaattCAACGAAGATAAAGTTGTATTTTATGATTTCATATATGTGTTTGATAGCAAATTTCGAAACTAGATTCTAACTTAAACCATTGTTTAGAATgtgtttgatattatatttctaaatcATGAAATAGGTTGTAGTTACCtactaaatattagttgacaatCAACCACtatcaatttatttatgaacttttttatatttttttggtataatatataatttataatacattacataataaatataaaatgtaaaaaaaaaaaattgaatttataacatGGCATACCATATTTCTAAatgcttttatttttatttaatataatcgTGCATTTTACATTTCAcatgaaaataggaaaaaaatgttgttttcaaaattcaccTGGTTTAAATCACAAaatccagaaaaaaaaaaatgaaaaacaaaatttgagttATCGGTCAAAtacaaatttattgaaattggtAATCTGAAAACATAACCTTTTCAAAGCAAACAACAAATTCATCGGATGCAATGAGAAAAGCAACTATTTATTCTGATGTCCAATAACAATCCAAATTGGGCCTATACATTCACTGGGCCGTTAGCCAGAGATCCATAAcccaaatatttacaaaaaggaaaaaaagaaaaaaaaaatactttcatagCTAATAGAGAAGGCCACGTGGCAAAATAATGCCCAATAACAGCACTCCTCTAATTGACCACATCTTGAGGGTCCTACTGTTCATCCTCCAACCAATAGAAACCAAGAGATCTCAAAATCATCCTTTAACCACTTCTCTACTTTCATTTCTCCCCTTACAGTTCCAGATAACGCCCCCAAATGGCCGGCTCCTCCACCTCCATCTTCTCACCCACCGccaccgccgccgccgccgccgccgccaccACCACTACCTCCTCCTCCTCAACCCACCGACTACTCTTATACAATTTCCCCTCAAAAATCACGCCACAATTCAACAGACCCACCACCCGCATCTTCGTCTCTTCTTCCACCAACACTTCTCGCGCCGCCGCCGCAGCTTCAAAAAACGCCGCCGAAGAAATCGTGTTCTTCGACGGAGGCGCTCACTACGGAGACCTAGTAGCTAATCTTCTTCTGGGTTTTACTCTGCTTTGGCTGCCCTTGACTCTGGCCGCGGTTTCTAGGGCTTTTTACCTCAGGTACAGGTTCACCAACTTGCGGGTAACGGTGATTTCGGGGCTGACGGGTGAGGATAGAAGCGATTTCTCGTATCAGGTGATCAAGGACGTTCAGGTAGTGCCACGTTTCATCGGAGAATGGGGAGATGTTGTAATTACTCTACAGGATGGTACCAAGGTTGATCTTAGGAGCGTTCCCAAGTTTAGAGAGATCGCTAAATACTGTCTTTCTATGGCAGATAAACCCGCTGTTCCTAAAGAGAGTGGCCCTAAAGGATTTTAGAGACATGGATTCAATTCCCTTGTAAACTCTCTGTTTCTTTGCCAGAGCTATGTACGTAATTCTAACTTTTactccttttttgtttttgaatttcttcttggGATTCGGATGGAGGATGTATCATTTATATATGTGTATCAAATTGTGGGAATTAGTTTTGCATATATACAGTTCTGTATTGAATTTTGCAAGGACTATGTGATTACTTTAGAAAGTAACAAAGAGCAGCGAATTTGAGAGACTATATCAAGAAAGAAGTCGGTTACATATTGTTAAGGTTTAACTTCAAATTGGATGGATTCTTCCAGCGTCAAGTCAAATGTTATTAACTAGAGTGATTCCGTAGTTGCACGTAGATGAAGAGAATCATGGAGTTTTCTGACATCTCAATGCAATTTTAATCCCACATTCAACAACCGTCCTACTCGAAGATATATGCATAACCAATTAAGTCATGTTCGAGTAAGTCGTGTTGGTAGTATAATATATGTGTTTAAACCTACCTATATAGTCTATTAATTGTTTAAGGACTTCTCTAGAAAATGTATCATAAGGTTTTTAGTTCTAGTTCATttcaaaacttccaaatttttttttagtacaactgGGGTAGGGAGATTCAAACCACGGATCTCGTGGTTTCTAATACACGAGAATGCTAATTGAGTTATACTCATTTCACAAAACTTCAAAATCTTACTTTATagtatttgtaaatattattattattaagttaCTAATCTAATTACCAAATGACTAATAATTGTGAAGATGAATAGAACTAAATTGGTATGTTCTAATCCCTCTTTCCCACCATATGTTGAactgaaaataataataataataaaatcatgacaatatttcatcaatgggaaaaattgaaacaaagtaTGTTCTCTGCTCCAATTATTCGCTATTGTTTTCTTGAATGTTATTAAAATAACATGACATTATCTGATTTAGGTTAACATGATTTTACTCTTGAGCTTGGCTAGAAAAGTTTCATGTATACCAATGAAAATGTTGGTGTTTCCAACCTAACCATTATTATTACATATGCCTCAAATATCATTGTCGTAGTTCTGCCATTCAAATATCTCTATATAATTTGCTATTATATGAATTGACACAAAGCATACATTAATAAACTATAAATAATCATTTAGCATATCTTCAAGCTATATATATGTGTGGACTACTCTTGGGTCATCATTTTATCAATTTCCTGACTAGCTTATGAAGAGAGAGATATAGATGACTCAATTTTTACTAACAAAAAATTAATGCCattttatcttttgtatttACTACATAATCAATCATATATACGGTTGAGGTTATTTCTTTCCATACAAATCACCCAAACTTACTATATAATCaatcattattaattaattaagatgtCAATGTTTGGATCATTTTTATTATCATAGTTGGAAGTTAgtttcttcaacaactttttctCCATTCATTATCATGTATAACTAAGCAagatgttatttatttttttattttgtttagttcaataatttgagaatgaagatttaaacgtaaaataaatgataattttttattaagtcGAGTTATGTTCATGGTTTGGTCCGGTAACATCAAGGTGTGAGgggaaaaaaatgtaaagaaacTTTTGAGAAATAGAGTTCGTTTATGGCAAGTACTTACATAGTTGGGATAAAATCTTAGAATTTCTTGATAATGGGACGTTGAACTATCTTTCATGAGTTGTGTGATTGTCTAATGAGATTAGTAAAGGtcatcaatttatttatttatttttttttttttttttttttttgcttatagTGAAGTAtatgtattattattgttgatgATAAAATATTACTACTATTTTGGTTCCTATACTTTGAAGTttgtccaattttagttttggtacttttaaaaaatcttaaatttaatccctattcttatttattttttcaaacacTTCTTATGTTATTTATTAGTATTTTCACtctaaatctaaaaattatattcacatattttatctccatacatgaaaattattgttattatttagtCTATTTTGATAAAAGCTAATTTTgaaggactaaatttaagatttattaaaagtataaagattaaaattaaatatttgagagTACAAAGGCTAAAACTTAACAAACCTCACAGTGTAAGGACAAAAATGTTAACCATCATGGATTAACCTAGTGGTAATGGCAACATAAAAAGGTCAAAGGGCTAAGAGATCATGGATTCAATTCATGATGGTCACTTACCTAAGATTGAATATCATAGAGTTTTTTTTATACCTAAATGTTGTAGAGTCAGGTAGGTTGTTCGATAAATTAGTCACGTAAGTTGATCcgaacatatatatatatatacgaaaatgttattttaactaaataaataatttgaattattattattattattattatattttttttggggTACAGTTCATGACCGGGCGCTGGAGAAGTGAAGCTTTTAGTACTAGAAAACCAACAAGGGCAACTTACCTGGTTGGGGCTGCGGCAGAGCTATCATTTTGAAGGTCAAATCAAATCTAGTCATAAATAATGCAACCAAACCAAGTATGGATATTTCAATCATGCTCTATAACCATCATATGGGCttccattcaaattcaaaacaaaaaagtttATGTTCACCCATTTTAGAAACATACATATGCATATTATAAAGTCGAAAACTTTCGGCTCTCGGTTCAATTGATCCAAATTTAACGCTGGTTTCCAATGACTTTTTAAGCCTTAAAGCCTCGAAATTGGACCCTAAACTATACAAACAAAACCATAAACGAAATGAAATAAAATCTTAGAAGCCATAGTTAaagggagaaaaataaaaacatgggAGCATCTGAGTTGTCCCCAAATGTTATGATGTCAACTCTCACAGCCCAGTTCTGAGCCCAAGTATTGGGTGTCTCACTGCAAGGTAACTGCAGATGGAAATTGTAGGCCCAGAAATGGGTGGTAGGCCCAATAAGACATCATTGAAATGACATGGGCCTTGATAGTTATCATAATGTCCTGGCCCATTTCAACCCACAACTTTTGTGCAAGGACAGCAAGTGACAATTGACAACTGAGAATGTGACATTTGTAGTAATgtaataaaatttttgaaaaagggTTGCTCAATTGGTAATAATTAATGGCTAAAATTTCATGCAAGTCTGCAGTTTGcagtgaaaaagaaagaaagccATCCATTACCAACTTTTTAACTTACATCCCATTAAAACTTAAGTGAAGAGACCTATTTTTGGGACCCTCTAAAGGCCTTCAAAATTA
Proteins encoded in this region:
- the LOC120080933 gene encoding uncharacterized protein LOC120080933, which produces MAGSSTSIFSPTATAAAAAAATTTTSSSSTHRLLLYNFPSKITPQFNRPTTRIFVSSSTNTSRAAAAASKNAAEEIVFFDGGAHYGDLVANLLLGFTLLWLPLTLAAVSRAFYLRYRFTNLRVTVISGLTGEDRSDFSYQVIKDVQVVPRFIGEWGDVVITLQDGTKVDLRSVPKFREIAKYCLSMADKPAVPKESGPKGF